A single region of the Tachyglossus aculeatus isolate mTacAcu1 chromosome X1, mTacAcu1.pri, whole genome shotgun sequence genome encodes:
- the CX1H5orf24 gene encoding UPF0461 protein C5orf24 homolog isoform X2 — MMHPVASGNPAFCGTGKASCLDEDSVRAAEQFDLYSAQQSKYSHAVGHKPIACQRQDPLAETHLQAPGGRSLETKDELKKKKNLNRSGKRGRPSGTTKSAGYRTSTGRPLGTTKAAGFKTSPGRPLGTTKAAGYKVSPGRPPGKKQQAFRCSPDA; from the exons ATGATGCATCCGGTCGCCAGCGGTAATCCGGCTTTCTGTGGGACCGGCAAAGCCTCCTGCCTCGACGAAGACAGCGTGAGAGCCGCCGAGCAGTTTGACTTGTATTCCGCCCAGCAGAGCAAATACAGCCACGCGGTCGGCCACAAGCCGATCGCCTGCCAGAGGCAAGACCCGCTCGCTGAGACGCATTTGCAGGCCCCGGGCGGCCGGAGCCTGGAGACGAAAGACGAactcaagaaaaagaaaaacctcaACCGATCCGGTAAGCGTGGCCGGCCGTCGGGGACCACCAAGTCAGCGGGATACCGGACCAGCACTGGCCGACCACTCGGGACCACCAAGGCAGCCGGATTTAAGACAAGCCCGGGCAGACCCTTGGGTACCACCAAAGCCGCGGGATACAAAGTCAGCCCGGGGAGACCTCCAG GAAAAAAGCAGCAAGCCTTCAGGTGTTCCCCTGATGCCTGA
- the CX1H5orf24 gene encoding UPF0461 protein C5orf24 homolog isoform X3 translates to MMHPVASGNPAFCGTGKASCLDEDSVRAAEQFDLYSAQQSKYSHAVGHKPIACQRQDPLAETHLQAPGGRSLETKDELKKKKNLNRSGKKQQAFRCSPDA, encoded by the exons ATGATGCATCCGGTCGCCAGCGGTAATCCGGCTTTCTGTGGGACCGGCAAAGCCTCCTGCCTCGACGAAGACAGCGTGAGAGCCGCCGAGCAGTTTGACTTGTATTCCGCCCAGCAGAGCAAATACAGCCACGCGGTCGGCCACAAGCCGATCGCCTGCCAGAGGCAAGACCCGCTCGCTGAGACGCATTTGCAGGCCCCGGGCGGCCGGAGCCTGGAGACGAAAGACGAactcaagaaaaagaaaaacctcaACCGATCCG GAAAAAAGCAGCAAGCCTTCAGGTGTTCCCCTGATGCCTGA
- the CX1H5orf24 gene encoding UPF0461 protein C5orf24 homolog isoform X1: protein MMHPVASGNPAFCGTGKASCLDEDSVRAAEQFDLYSAQQSKYSHAVGHKPIACQRQDPLAETHLQAPGGRSLETKDELKKKKNLNRSGKRGRPSGTTKSAGYRTSTGRPLGTTKAAGFKTSPGRPLGTTKAAGYKVSPGRPPGSIKALSRLANLGYTCGGAAFPYSVVRSRGVHGAGESSGKVKKPSE, encoded by the coding sequence ATGATGCATCCGGTCGCCAGCGGTAATCCGGCTTTCTGTGGGACCGGCAAAGCCTCCTGCCTCGACGAAGACAGCGTGAGAGCCGCCGAGCAGTTTGACTTGTATTCCGCCCAGCAGAGCAAATACAGCCACGCGGTCGGCCACAAGCCGATCGCCTGCCAGAGGCAAGACCCGCTCGCTGAGACGCATTTGCAGGCCCCGGGCGGCCGGAGCCTGGAGACGAAAGACGAactcaagaaaaagaaaaacctcaACCGATCCGGTAAGCGTGGCCGGCCGTCGGGGACCACCAAGTCAGCGGGATACCGGACCAGCACTGGCCGACCACTCGGGACCACCAAGGCAGCCGGATTTAAGACAAGCCCGGGCAGACCCTTGGGTACCACCAAAGCCGCGGGATACAAAGTCAGCCCGGGGAGACCTCCAGGTAGCATCAAAGCGCTCTCGCGCCTTGCAAATTTAGGCTACACCTGTGGCGGTGCCGCCTTTCCGTACTCCGTGGTGCGGAGCAGAGGCGTGCACGGGGCGGGGGAGAGCAGCGGGAAAGTCAAAAAGCCCAGTGagtag